Proteins from one Aquila chrysaetos chrysaetos chromosome 5, bAquChr1.4, whole genome shotgun sequence genomic window:
- the GCC1 gene encoding GRIP and coiled-coil domain-containing protein 1 produces MEKFGMNFGGGPSKKDLLETIESQKKQLLQYQVRLKDVVRAYKSLLKEKEALEASLKVLSVSHEADVGLSSAQPASVASSSSSFADSADDRSSVHSEDSVGTAASADTAASLASTKGEPGPEDDKPTAAASSLKSEETSGSESGISTSSGDVSSAAGEADKRVLQLKTQLATLTSALSTVTQEKSRMEASYQADKKKMKQDLDDAIKKAEDETKKLETELKSVQEQLAETKARLITQQHDRAQEQSDHAVMLRELQKLLQSERTLRQDAELKLEETREALAGRVCMADRAEGYEQQIKQLSQEVEDLKRELQAVQEENNKPDPRIQDLQEEMASLKNHFQVQLLQEMKKAAQAEEQLRQHAQMEEQRVADLEGQVSEVSELLGTYEKAKQKDQVIIQKLKDRIVQLDLENKTLAIAASSRSPVDIHIEEANLDVNVLKDKMEKLKKLLQAAAKKSQPTLDIEKLCELELPKGTEAGDGEKATALYYQQELKQLKEEFERYKMRAQVVLKNKSAKDSNLAKELEEAQEQLADLKEKYVVLQLSSDEMEKQHQQDMEAKKQELSQLQQIHRQELERCQLDYRERALKLEEEMHKQRDRALAVLAEKDQELEQLRAVTLPYGLQGSKNYLVSGTDITSNDSPGNDSSEILPQALHLSTTSEPTFFLYAEQLARKEVEIVALRKQKHKLEVQVHQLQEKILVEEEKHREEISALQSEIEKNFRDKSREGANLEYLKNIVYRFLTLPDSLGRQQTLTAILTILHFSPEEKQTITKQSAYSSWWLSGKR; encoded by the exons ATGGAGAAGTTTGGCATGAACTTTGGAGGTGGTCCGAGTAAAAAAGATCTTCTGGAGACTATCGAATCACAGAAGAAGCAGCTTCTTCAGTACCAGGTTCGGCTGAAGGATGTCGTCAGAGCCTACAAGAGCCTACTCAAAGAGAAGGAGGCATTGGAAGCCAGCTTGAAAGTGTTGTCTGTGTCTCATGAGGCAGATGTTGGCTTGAGTAGTGCTCAGCCTGCATCTGTGGCTAGCTCCAGCTCTTCCTTTGCCGATTCTGCTGATGACAGGAGCTCGGTTCACAGCGAAGATAGCGTGGGGACAGCTGCCAGTGCAGACACTGCTGCCAGTCTGGCCAGTACCAAGGGTGAACCAGGGCCTGAGGATGATAAGCCCACGGCCGCCGCCTCCTCTCTTAAATCAGAAGAGACGAGTGGTTCAGAGAGTGGCATCAGCACGAGCAGTGGGGATGTGTCATCTGCTGCTGGTGAGGCTGATAAAAGAGTGCTCCAGCTGAAGACCCAGCTGGCCACTTTGACCAGTGCTCTGTCAACAGTCACGCAGGAGAAGTCCCGCATGGAAGCCTCGTACCAAGCAGACAAGAAGAAGATGAAGCAGGACCTGGATGATGCCATTAAGAAAGCAGAGGACGAGACCAAGAAGTTGGAGACGGAGCTGAAGTCTGTCCAGGAACAGCTAGCCGAGACCAAAGCCCGTCTGATCACGCAGCAGCATGACCGAGCCCAGGAACAGAGTGACCATGCTGTTATGCTGCGAGAGCtacagaagctgctgcagagcgAGAGGACTCTGCGCCAGGATGCAGAGCTGAAGCTGGAGGAGACCAGGGAGGCGTTGGCCGGGAGGGTGTGCATGGCTGACCGTGCCGAGGGGTATGAGCAGCAGATCAAGCAGCTGAGCCAGGAGGTAGAAGACTTGAAGAGAGAGCTGCAAGCTGTTCAGGAGGAGAACAACAAGCCAGACCCCCGGATACAGGATCTGCAGGAGGAGATGGCCAGCCTTAAGAACCACTTCCAAGTGCAGCTGTTACAAGAGATGAAGAAG gctgcacaggcagaggagcagctccGCCAGCACGCCCAGATGGAGGAGCAGCGAGTGGCTGACTTGGAGGGCCAAGTCTCCGAAGTGTCAGAACTACTTGGCACTTACGAAAAAGCCAAGCAGAAAGACCAAGTGATCATTCAGAAGCTAAAGGACCGCATCGTACAGTTGGACCTGGAGAACAAAACCCTGGCCATCGCTGCCTCCAGCCGGTCGCCTGTTGATATTCACATAGAAGAAGCCAATCTTGATGTTAATGTTCTAAAGGATAAaatggagaagctgaaaaagctcTTGCAGGCAGCAGCTAAGAAGAGTCAACCCACTCTGGACATCGAGAAGCTGTGTGAGCTGGAGCTGCCAAAGGGCACTGAGGCTGGGGATGGCGAGAAGGCCACTGCTTTGTACTATCAGCAGGAGCTgaagcagctgaaggaagagTTTGAAAGGTACAAGATGAGGGCGCAAGTGGTTCTCAAGAACAAGTCGGCCAAAGACAGCAATCTGGCTAAAGAACTGGAGGAAGCTCAAGAGCAGCTGGCTgacctgaaagagaaatacGTGGTGCTTCAGCTGTCCTCTGATGAAATGGAGAAGCAGCACCAGCAAGACATGGAAGCCAAGAAGCAAGAGTtgtcccagctgcagcaaaTTCACAGGCAGGAATTAGAGCGATGCCAGCTGGACTACAGGGAACGGGCGCtgaagctggaggaggagatgcaCAAACAGCGGGACCGAGCCCTGGCGgtgctggcagaaaaggaccaagagctggagcagctgagaGCTGTCACGTTGCCTTACGGGCTTCAAGGATCCAAAAACTACCTAGTGTCAGGGACTGACATTACTAGCAATGACTCACCAGGTAACGATTCCTCAGAGATTCTCCCCCAGGCTCTTCATCTCTCCACCACCAGTGAGCCTACCTTCTTCTTGTATGCAGAGCAGCTGGCTCGCAAAGAAGTGGAAATTGTAGCGCTGAGGAAGCAGAAGCACAAGCTGGAAGTGCAAGTTCACCAGCTCCAGGAAAAAATCTTGGTTGAGGAGGAGAAGCACCGGGAGGAGATATCTGCACTTCAAAGCGAAATCGAGAAGAACTTCAGAGATAAGAGCAGAGAGGGAGCCAACCTGGAATACCTCAAGAACATTGTCTATAGATTTTTGACACTGCCAGATTCTCTTGGTCGCCAGCAGACTCTAACTGCCATATTGACTATTCTGCATTTCAgcccagaagaaaagcaaactattACAAAACAGTCAGCTTACAGCAGCTGGTGGCTTTCTGGGAAGAGATGA
- the ARF5 gene encoding LOW QUALITY PROTEIN: ADP-ribosylation factor 5 (The sequence of the model RefSeq protein was modified relative to this genomic sequence to represent the inferred CDS: deleted 1 base in 1 codon) — translation MGLTVSAIFSRIFGKKQMRILMVGLDAAGKTTILYKLKLGEIVTTIPTIGFNVETVEYKNICFTVWDVGGQDKIRPLWRHYFQNTQGLIFVVDSNDRERVQESADELQKMLQEDELRDAVLLVFANKQDMPNAMAVSELTDKLGLQTLRSRTWYVQATCATQGTGLYDGLDWLSHELSKR, via the exons atgggcCTCACGGTCTCCGCCATCTTCTCCCGCATCTTCGGCAAGAAACAGATGAGGATCCTGATGG TGGGGCTGGACGCCGCCGGCAAGACCACCATTCTCTACAAGCTGAAGCTGGGCGAGATCGTCACCACCATCCCCACCATCG GGTTCAACGTGGAGACAGTGGAGTACAAGAACATTTGCTTCACTGTCTGGGACGTGGGCGGCCAGGACAAAATCCGACCCCTCTGGAGGCACTACTTCCAAAACACACAG GGTCTCATCTTCGTGGTGGACAGCAACGACCGAGAGCGAGTGCAGGAGTCTGCCGACGAGCTGCAGAAGATG ctgcaggaggatgAGCTGCGGGATGCCGTCTTGCTGGTGTTTGCC AACAAGCAGGACATGCCCAACGCCATGGCGGTGAGCGAGCTGACCGACAAGCTGGGGCTGCAGACGCTGCGCAGCAGGACC TGGTACGTGCAGGCAACGTGTGCGACCCAGGGCACGGGGCTCTACGACGGGCTGGACTGGCTATCGCACGAGCTCTCCAAGCGCTAG